Proteins encoded together in one Prunus dulcis chromosome 3, ALMONDv2, whole genome shotgun sequence window:
- the LOC117620655 gene encoding serine/arginine repetitive matrix protein 1-like: MGCCLGTTKTPNQDPHHHPNGPNNRHFHARSSVAEPDPTPIPKTQLRASTPPPPPPPPPVVEEESVKEVLSETPISKPQIPKISQDQNTHLPPKFQGELPDFPPQPQAEPIHFPPNPQAELTHFPPNLQAELTHVSPKLQVEQPKELSEEPSQASDLCGVSENFSLSTTTTTTTITDAREDEATSKRKRDVGHRDRASGPSSTTARCKRPYSGELAGRREKGVNLPARAPEPPMGKRNRTETRSSRGRESGQLRTMQRGSGPTGVRRDAVSSRSRSPATRPAGGAGRAAVGRSPAKVTGRAAAGGISSQQGAVESEGKQIKKEADPSNEGVSQPQKQGNESLELECFIFV; this comes from the coding sequence atgggTTGTTGTCTCGGCACCACTAAGACCCCAAACCAAGACCCTCACCACCACCCAAATGGCCCCAACAACCGCCACTTCCACGCTAGATCTTCGGTGGCGGAACCCGACCCGACCCCTATCCCGAAAACCCAGCTAAGAGCCTCGACACCGCCGCCGcctccacctcctccaccGGTTGTTGAAGAAGAGTCAGTGAAAGAGGTTCTCTCCGAAACCCCCATCTCCAAACcccaaatccccaaaataTCCCAAGACCAAAACACCCATCTGCCTCCGAAATTCCAAGGAGAGCTTCCCGATTTTCCTCCGCAACCCCAAGCAGAACCCATCCATTTTCCTCCGAATCCCCAGGCAGAGCTCACCCATTTTCCTCCGAATCTCCAGGCAGAGCTCACCCATGTTTCTCCGAAACTCCAAGTAGAGCAGCCCAAGGAGCTCTCCGAGGAGCCTTCTCAGGCTTCAGACCTTTGTGGGGTTAGCGAGAACTTCTCATTGtcaacaaccaccaccacaaccaccattACAGACGCCAGAGAAGACGAAGCTACGAGCAAGCGGAAGAGAGACGTGGGTCACAGAGACAGGGCGAGTGGGCCTTCTTCAACGACGGCACGCTGCAAGCGTCCTTACTCCGGCGAACTCGCCGGCCGGAGAGAAAAAGGAGTCAATCTTCCTGCGAGGGCGCCGGAACCTCCAATGGGGAAGAGGAATCGGACTGAAACGAGGTCGTCTCGAGGGCGAGAATCGGGTCAGCTGAGGACCATGCAGCGTGGCTCGGGGCCCACCGGAGTCAGGCGTGATGCGGTGTCGTCCCGGTCGAGGTCACCAGCTACTCGGCCGGCCGGTGGTGCTGGTCGGGCAGCTGTAGGAAGGAGCCCGGCGAAGGTGACTGGACGAGCGGCTGCCGGTGGCATTTCATCGCAGCAGGGAGCAGTGGAGAGTGAGggtaaacaaattaaaaaggaGGCGGACCCATCAAACGAAGGCGTTTCGCAGCCCCAGAAGCAGGGGAATGAGTCCCTTGAGTTGGAATGCTTCATCTTTGTCTAA
- the LOC117622947 gene encoding lipoyl synthase, mitochondrial, producing MQTRFTTLVTRTLKSTTRSFSSSTQTPPSTTTTPSQFPQTLAGLRARLAAESPVLTDFVEGEGPYSVEVGTKKNPLPKPKWMKESIPGGQKYTQIKKKLRELKLHTVCEEAKCPNLGECWSGGETGTATATIMILGDTCTRGCRFCNVKTSKTPPPPDPNEPSNVAEAIASWGLDYVVITSVDRDDLPDQGSGHFAETVQKLKTLKPSMLIEALVPDFRGDSSCVEKVATSGLDVLAHNIETVEELQRAVRDHRANFKQSLDVLMMAKDYAPAGTLTKTSVMLGCGETPDQVVRTMEKVRAAGVDVMTFGQYMRPSKRHMPVSEYITPEAFEKYRALGMEMGFRYVASGPMVRSSYKAGEFYIKSMIESDRATSSHLSAS from the exons GACCCGGTTCACAACCCTAGTTACTCGAACGCTAAAATCGACCACGCGGTCCTTCTCGTCGTCCACCCAAACCCCACCCTCGACCACCACAACCCCCTCTCAATTCCCACAGACTCTGGCGGGCCTGCGGGCCCGCCTCGCCGCCGAGTCTCCAGTTCTGACGGACTTCGTGGAAGGCGAAGGCCCATACTCCGTCGAAGTTGGAACCAAGAAGAACCCTCTCCCCAAGCCAAAATGGATGAAGGAGTCAATTCCCGGCGGCCAAAAGTACACTCAGATCAAGAAGAAGCTCAGGGAATTGAAGCTCCACACGGTGTGCGAGGAGGCCAAGTGTCCCAACCTCGGTGAGTGCTGGTCCGGCGGCGAGACCGGCACCGCCACCGCTACGATCATGATCCTCGGTGACACGTGCACCCGCGGTTGCAG ATTTTGTAATGTGAAGACTTCGAAGACTCCACCTCCGCCTGACCCCAATGAACCGTCGAATGTGGCGGAGGCAATCGCGTCATGGGGTTTGGATTACGTGGTGATTACTAGCGTGGACCGGGACGATTTGCCTGATCAAGGGAGTGGGCATTTTGCGGAGACTGTGCAAAAATTGAAGACGCTGAAACCCAGTATGCTAATTGAGGCTTTGG TTCCTGATTTTCGGGGAGACTCCAGCTGCGTAGAGAAAGTTGCAACATCAGGATTAGATGTTCTTGCTCACAATATTGAGACAGTTGAAGAGCTTCAGAGGGCAGTGCGGGATCATCGTGCCAATTTTAAACAATCTTTAGATGTTCTAATGATGGCCAAAGACTACGCTCCTGCTGGAACACTTACAAAGACTTCAGTAATGTTAGGTTGTGGGGAAACACCTGATCAAGTTGTGAGGACAATGGAGAAGGTGAGAGCAGCAGGTGTTGATGTGATGACATTTGGTCAATACATGCGTCCTTCGAAGCGCCATATGCCTGTATCTGAATACATTACTCCTGAAGCTTTTGAGAAGTATCGAGCTCTTGGCATGGAAATG GGATTTCGATATGTGGCTTCTGGTCCCATGGTCAGGTCGTCATACAAAGCCGGTGAATTCTACATCAAATCTATGATAGAATCAGATCGGGCCACTTCTTCGCATCTTTCTGCCTCTTGA